One Campylobacter sp. RM16192 genomic region harbors:
- a CDS encoding undecaprenyl-diphosphate phosphatase, producing MDFLQVIVLALVQGISEFLPISSSAHLVLVPKLLGWQDQGLAFDVAVHVGTLTAILFYFKDSLKKLLSDFFASIMQRKKVGDSTLVWSVGFATLPVGLCGLALNDIIEQYVRSGIIIAITTILFAVVLFIADKNHGLKSEYDMTIKLALIIGLAQAIALIPGVSRSGITMSAALLLGFSRTASANFSFLMSIPVILLAGLLETVKLANSPWHISWSDLILGAAISGVSAYICVRLFMALISKMSMLPFVMYRLILGVFLIVVFI from the coding sequence ATGGATTTTTTGCAGGTTATTGTTCTTGCTCTTGTTCAAGGCATAAGCGAATTTTTGCCTATATCAAGCTCGGCACATTTGGTGCTTGTACCAAAGTTGCTTGGTTGGCAAGATCAAGGCTTAGCCTTTGATGTGGCGGTTCATGTCGGAACACTAACCGCAATCTTATTTTATTTTAAAGATAGTCTAAAAAAGCTTTTATCTGATTTTTTTGCTTCAATAATGCAGAGAAAAAAAGTTGGCGACAGCACTCTTGTGTGGTCTGTCGGCTTTGCAACATTGCCGGTAGGGCTATGCGGTCTAGCTCTTAATGATATTATTGAACAATATGTCAGAAGTGGCATTATTATCGCTATTACCACTATTTTATTTGCCGTGGTATTGTTTATCGCAGATAAAAATCACGGATTAAAAAGTGAATATGATATGACAATCAAGCTTGCGCTTATCATAGGCTTGGCTCAAGCCATAGCTTTAATCCCTGGTGTTTCCCGATCGGGAATTACTATGAGTGCGGCTTTGCTTTTGGGATTTAGTAGAACCGCTAGTGCAAATTTCTCTTTTTTAATGTCCATTCCTGTTATTTTGCTTGCAGGATTGCTTGAAACCGTAAAGCTTGCAAACTCTCCTTGGCATATCTCTTGGAGTGATTTAATATTGGGGGCTGCAATCAGTGGAGTTAGCGCCTATATATGCGTGAGACTTTTTATGGCTTTGATATCAAAGATGAGCATGCTACCTTTTGTGATGTACCGTCTTATATTGGGCGTATTTTTAATAGTAGTTTTTATATAA
- a CDS encoding CZB domain-containing protein — protein sequence MNVNLLKQNASDMFAQSEEIEKISLNSNESIYSFKNLFDELHSELIKFQGETEQLYYEIFITLAKTDHIIFKFNGYDHILKADWSAMTDHFNCRLGKWCDNAGKEIFGQTTSFKKLHEPHANVHKQINNSLVAMSENKITISQIIENFKKAEESSQILFSLFDEMLKEKLQK from the coding sequence ATGAACGTAAATTTGCTCAAACAAAATGCGAGCGACATGTTTGCCCAAAGTGAAGAGATAGAAAAAATATCTTTAAATTCAAACGAAAGCATATATAGTTTTAAAAATTTATTTGATGAGCTTCATAGCGAACTGATAAAATTTCAAGGCGAGACAGAGCAGCTATACTATGAAATTTTCATAACTTTAGCAAAAACAGATCATATAATTTTTAAATTTAATGGATACGACCACATTCTTAAGGCCGATTGGTCGGCAATGACAGATCATTTTAATTGCAGACTAGGCAAATGGTGCGATAACGCCGGTAAAGAAATTTTCGGTCAAACCACATCATTTAAAAAGCTCCACGAGCCTCACGCCAATGTCCATAAACAGATAAACAACTCTTTAGTTGCAATGAGCGAGAATAAGATTACAATCTCTCAAATTATAGAAAATTTCAAAAAGGCCGAAGAGTCTTCTCAAATTCTGTTTAGTCTATTTGACGAGATGCTTAAAGAAAAACTACAAAAATAA